A portion of the Ferrimonas lipolytica genome contains these proteins:
- the tuf gene encoding elongation factor Tu — protein MSKEKFERTKPHVNVGTIGHVDHGKTTLTAAITNVLAKHMGGEAKAFDQIDNAPEERERGITIAASHVEYDTEIRHYAHVDCPGHADYVKNMITGAAQMDGAILVCAATDGPMPQTREHILLSRQVGVPYIIVFLNKCDMVDDEELLELVEMEVRELLSEYDFPGDDTPVIQGSALKALEGEAEWEAKIIELAEALDTYIPEPERAVDGAFLLPIEDVFSIQGRGTVVTGRVERGIVRVGDDVEIVGVKETTKTTCTGVEMFRKLLDEGRAGENCGVLLRGTKREDVERGQVLAHPGTINPHTRFTSEVYVLSKEEGGRHTPFFKGYRPQFYFRTTDITGTIELPEGVEMVMPGDNIQMDVTLIAPIAMEEGLRFAIREGGRTVGAGVVATIVE, from the coding sequence GTGTCTAAAGAAAAGTTTGAACGTACGAAACCGCACGTTAACGTTGGTACTATTGGCCACGTTGACCACGGTAAAACCACTCTGACCGCTGCAATCACCAACGTGCTGGCAAAGCACATGGGTGGCGAAGCTAAAGCTTTTGATCAGATCGATAACGCTCCAGAAGAGCGCGAGCGTGGTATCACCATCGCAGCTTCTCACGTTGAGTACGACACTGAGATCCGTCACTACGCACACGTAGATTGCCCAGGACACGCTGATTACGTTAAAAACATGATCACCGGTGCTGCTCAAATGGACGGCGCTATCCTGGTTTGTGCAGCAACTGATGGCCCAATGCCACAGACTCGTGAGCACATCCTGCTGTCTCGTCAGGTAGGCGTACCTTACATCATCGTGTTCCTGAACAAGTGTGACATGGTAGATGACGAAGAGCTGCTTGAGCTGGTAGAAATGGAAGTTCGTGAACTTCTGTCTGAGTACGATTTCCCAGGTGATGACACTCCAGTAATTCAGGGTTCTGCTCTGAAAGCCCTAGAAGGCGAAGCTGAGTGGGAAGCTAAGATCATCGAACTAGCTGAAGCCCTGGATACTTACATTCCAGAGCCAGAGCGTGCAGTAGATGGTGCATTCTTGCTGCCAATCGAAGACGTATTCTCTATCCAAGGCCGTGGTACTGTAGTAACTGGTCGTGTAGAGCGCGGTATCGTACGTGTAGGCGACGATGTAGAAATCGTAGGCGTTAAAGAAACCACTAAGACTACCTGTACTGGTGTTGAAATGTTCCGCAAGCTGCTTGACGAAGGTCGCGCTGGTGAGAACTGTGGTGTTCTTCTGCGTGGTACTAAGCGTGAAGACGTAGAACGTGGTCAGGTACTGGCACACCCAGGCACCATTAACCCACACACTCGTTTCACTTCAGAAGTATACGTACTGTCTAAAGAAGAGGGTGGTCGTCACACTCCTTTCTTCAAGGGCTACCGTCCACAGTTCTACTTCCGTACTACTGACATCACCGGTACCATCGAACTGCCAGAAGGCGTTGAAATGGTAATGCCTGGTGACAACATCCAAATGGATGTTACTTTGATCGCACCAATCGCGATGGAAGAAGGCCTACGTTTCGCTATCCGTGAAGGTGGCCGTACTGTAGGTGCTGGTGTTGTTGCTACCATCGTTGAGTAA
- the rpsL gene encoding 30S ribosomal protein S12: protein MATVNQLVRKPRKDKVQKTNVPALAACPQKRGVCTRVYTTTPKKPNSALRKVCRVRLTNGFEVTSYIGGEGHNLQEHSVVLIRGGRVKDLPGVRYHTVRGALDTAGVSDRRQGRSKYGAKRPKS, encoded by the coding sequence ATGGCTACTGTTAATCAGCTGGTTCGTAAGCCTCGCAAGGACAAGGTTCAAAAGACCAACGTTCCTGCACTGGCTGCGTGCCCACAAAAGCGTGGCGTATGTACTCGTGTATACACCACTACCCCTAAAAAACCGAACTCTGCACTGCGTAAAGTATGTCGTGTTCGCCTGACCAACGGTTTTGAAGTTACTTCTTACATCGGTGGTGAAGGTCACAACCTGCAAGAGCACTCTGTAGTACTTATCCGTGGCGGTCGTGTAAAAGATTTGCCAGGTGTTCGTTACCACACTGTTCGTGGCGCTCTGGACACCGCTGGTGTTTCTGACCGTCGCCAAGGTCGCTCTAAGTACGGTGCTAAGCGTCCTAAGTCTTAA
- the fusA gene encoding elongation factor G, producing MARTTPLERYRNIGIVAHVDAGKTTTSERVLFYTGLSHKIGEVHDGAATMDWMEQEQERGITITSAATTTFWRGMEAQYPEHRINIIDTPGHVDFTIEVERSLRVLDGAVVVFCGASGVEPQSETVWRQADKYHVPRLVFVNKMDRAGADFERVVEQIRDRLGANCVPIQLNVGTEEEFAGVIDLLKMKYISWNEADQGMTFDYLAIPDDLVDQAEEWREYMVESAAEATEELMEKYLEEGELSEAEIKAGLRQRTLNNEIVLATCGSAFKNKGVQAVLDAVVEYLPSPPEVPAITGVDMDDNEVSRESDDAAPFAALAFKIATDPFVGTLTFMRVYSGVAETGQAVYNSVKQKRERFGRMVQMHSNDRKEIKEVRAGDIAAAVGLKDVTTGDTLCDQDHKVILERMEFPEPVIQIAVEPRTKADQEKMGVALGKLAAEDPSFRVETDQESGQTLISGMGELHLDIIVDRMKREFSVDCNVGKPQVAYRETIRQSVNCEGKFIRQSGGKGQYGHVWLKLEPQEAGFGYEFVNEIVGGTVPREFIPAVDKGIQEQMGQGVIAGFPVLDVKVTLYDGSFHDVDSNEMAFKVAGAIGFRNGALDASPVLLEPMMKVEVTTPEDWMGDVVGDLNRRRGLIEGMDDGVAGLKIVHAKVPLSEMFGYATDLRSATQGRASYSMEFVEYNETPASVAKSIIDARMG from the coding sequence TTGGCTCGTACAACCCCGCTCGAGCGCTACCGTAACATCGGTATTGTGGCTCACGTAGACGCTGGTAAAACTACTACTTCTGAGCGCGTATTGTTCTACACGGGTCTATCTCATAAGATCGGTGAAGTACACGACGGCGCTGCGACCATGGATTGGATGGAGCAGGAGCAGGAGCGTGGTATTACTATCACTTCAGCTGCTACCACCACCTTTTGGCGCGGTATGGAAGCGCAATACCCTGAGCATCGCATCAACATCATCGATACTCCAGGGCACGTTGACTTCACCATTGAAGTAGAACGTTCGCTACGCGTACTTGATGGTGCTGTGGTGGTTTTCTGTGGCGCTTCTGGCGTTGAGCCTCAGTCTGAGACCGTATGGCGTCAAGCTGATAAATATCATGTACCTCGACTGGTCTTCGTCAATAAGATGGATCGTGCCGGCGCTGACTTTGAACGTGTGGTTGAACAGATTCGCGACCGTTTGGGCGCAAACTGTGTGCCTATCCAGCTCAATGTCGGTACCGAAGAAGAGTTCGCCGGCGTTATTGATCTGCTTAAGATGAAGTACATCAGCTGGAATGAAGCCGATCAGGGCATGACTTTCGACTACTTAGCGATCCCAGATGATCTGGTTGATCAGGCTGAGGAGTGGCGCGAGTACATGGTTGAGTCGGCTGCAGAAGCGACTGAAGAGTTAATGGAGAAGTACTTAGAAGAGGGCGAGCTCTCTGAAGCGGAGATCAAAGCTGGTCTGCGTCAACGTACTCTTAACAACGAAATCGTATTGGCAACCTGTGGTTCTGCATTTAAGAACAAAGGCGTACAAGCGGTTTTGGATGCAGTTGTAGAATACCTGCCGTCACCACCAGAAGTACCGGCTATCACCGGTGTGGATATGGATGACAACGAGGTATCGCGTGAGTCTGATGATGCTGCTCCGTTTGCGGCATTGGCTTTCAAGATCGCAACCGACCCATTTGTGGGCACCTTAACCTTTATGCGGGTATATTCTGGTGTGGCCGAAACTGGCCAAGCGGTTTATAACTCAGTAAAGCAAAAGCGTGAACGCTTCGGTCGTATGGTGCAAATGCACTCAAATGATCGTAAAGAAATTAAAGAGGTTCGGGCTGGCGATATCGCCGCTGCCGTTGGTCTAAAAGATGTCACTACTGGTGATACCCTTTGTGATCAGGACCATAAAGTGATACTTGAGCGGATGGAATTTCCGGAACCTGTGATCCAGATCGCAGTTGAGCCGCGAACCAAGGCCGATCAAGAGAAGATGGGCGTTGCACTGGGTAAACTGGCTGCAGAGGATCCATCCTTCCGCGTTGAAACTGACCAAGAGTCAGGACAAACGTTGATCTCTGGAATGGGCGAATTACACCTCGACATTATTGTTGATCGCATGAAACGTGAATTTAGCGTTGATTGTAACGTTGGTAAGCCACAGGTGGCATACCGCGAAACGATTCGCCAAAGCGTTAACTGTGAAGGTAAGTTTATCCGTCAATCCGGTGGTAAGGGCCAATATGGTCACGTCTGGCTGAAGCTAGAACCACAGGAGGCGGGATTTGGCTACGAGTTCGTAAACGAAATCGTCGGCGGGACAGTTCCTCGTGAATTTATCCCTGCTGTAGATAAAGGTATCCAAGAACAGATGGGACAAGGTGTCATCGCAGGCTTCCCTGTGCTTGACGTTAAAGTTACTCTGTACGACGGTTCCTTCCACGATGTGGATTCGAACGAAATGGCGTTTAAAGTGGCTGGTGCCATAGGCTTCCGGAACGGAGCCTTGGATGCATCACCTGTGTTGCTTGAACCAATGATGAAGGTTGAAGTAACGACTCCAGAAGACTGGATGGGTGATGTTGTAGGCGACTTGAACCGCCGTCGTGGCTTGATCGAAGGTATGGACGATGGTGTGGCCGGTCTTAAGATCGTACATGCCAAAGTGCCATTATCTGAAATGTTTGGCTATGCCACAGACTTGCGCTCCGCAACACAGGGTCGTGCTTCTTACTCAATGGAATTTGTTGAGTATAATGAAACCCCTGCGAGCGTAGCTAAGTCTATTATTGATGCCCGTATGGGCTAA
- a CDS encoding acyltransferase family protein, with product MFYKLESLRGIAALLVVLYHSPYHFDTSSTLFIHNSYLFVDLFFILSGFVMSYAYGDRIGRNITFGDYLILRLGRMYPLHLISLLLMLAYFCLKSVLFHWEVAGGGALLSSDGQISSFIGNLLLLQSVGIFDHLTWNTPSWSVSAEILTYVVFFATTFFIDRHKSLWLPPLIAFSCYLFLFTLGRDNLDITYDFGFVRCIAAFYLGVGINRLRRFESLTKKIAQRIELLEWLTVIGIVIAIFNAEVYPAMWIGVVTTFTLAIIVFSSDHNGTLGRLLLAQVLQLSGRWSYSIYMLHLLIILLLSNLFGNTYQGWSAIALNSTIVAITVVVSAMSFEKIEKPWRDRAKRLIANRPPS from the coding sequence ATGTTTTATAAGCTCGAAAGCCTAAGAGGAATCGCAGCACTGTTAGTCGTGCTTTATCACTCGCCATATCACTTTGACACCTCGTCGACGCTCTTCATCCACAACAGCTACCTATTTGTTGATCTGTTTTTTATCTTATCCGGCTTTGTGATGTCCTACGCCTATGGTGACCGAATAGGGCGCAATATTACCTTTGGCGACTACCTAATACTTCGTTTGGGGCGAATGTACCCACTGCACCTTATTAGCCTCTTGCTGATGCTCGCCTATTTCTGCCTCAAATCGGTGCTATTTCACTGGGAGGTTGCCGGAGGGGGCGCATTACTCTCCTCTGACGGTCAAATCTCATCCTTCATTGGCAATCTCTTACTGTTGCAGTCAGTGGGGATATTTGATCACCTAACCTGGAACACTCCAAGTTGGAGCGTCAGTGCAGAAATACTCACTTACGTGGTGTTCTTCGCGACAACATTCTTTATCGATAGGCATAAATCACTATGGTTACCACCATTAATTGCCTTTAGCTGCTACCTATTTCTATTTACTTTAGGTCGTGACAACCTCGACATTACCTATGATTTTGGCTTTGTCCGGTGTATTGCCGCGTTCTACCTCGGGGTAGGGATCAATCGTTTACGTCGGTTCGAGTCTCTGACAAAAAAGATCGCGCAGCGTATTGAATTGTTGGAGTGGTTAACCGTTATCGGAATAGTAATCGCAATCTTCAATGCCGAAGTTTACCCAGCGATGTGGATCGGTGTCGTTACCACCTTTACTCTGGCTATTATCGTCTTTAGCAGCGACCATAACGGCACATTAGGACGGTTATTACTAGCCCAAGTGTTGCAGCTTAGTGGACGCTGGTCCTACTCAATTTATATGCTCCATCTGCTCATCATTCTTCTGCTCAGCAACCTATTCGGGAATACATACCAAGGTTGGTCAGCAATAGCGCTAAACAGCACAATCGTTGCCATCACCGTCGTGGTTTCAGCTATGAGTTTTGAGAAGATTGAGAAACCGTGGCGAGATAGAGCCAAGAGGCTAATAGCTAACAGACCCCCAAGCTAG
- the rpoC gene encoding DNA-directed RNA polymerase subunit beta', whose translation MKDLLQFLKKQNTSEEFNGIKIGLAAPDMIRSWSFGEVKKPETINYRTFKPERDGLFCARIFGPVKDYECLCGKYKRLKHRGVICEKCGVEVTQTKVRRERMGHIELASPVAHIWFLKSLPSRIGLLLDMTLRDIERVLYFESYVVIEPGMTALERGQMLTEEEYLDALEEHGDEFDARMGAEAVQELLKDIDLEAEIGVMREELPQTNSETKRKKLTKRLKLMEAFYHSGNKPEWMIMGVLPVLPPDLRPLVPLDGGRFATSDLNDLYRRVINRNNRLKRLLDLAAPDIIVRNEKRMLQESVDALLDNGRRGRAITGSNRRPLKSLADMIKGKQGRFRQNLLGKRVDYSGRSVITVGPTLRLHQCGLPKKMALELFKPFIYGKLEARGLATTIKAAKKMVEREQAEVWDVLDEVIREHPVLLNRAPTLHRLGIQAFEPVLIEGKAIQLHPLVCAAYNADFDGDQMAVHVPLTLEAQLEARALMMSTNNILSPASGDPVITPSQDVVLGLYYMTREKVNAKGEGMAFANVEEAEKAYRTGQAELHARVKVRINDSFTDEDGNVIEETKIIDTTVGRSILSQILPKGLHFELINQDMGKKPISNVLNTCYRKCGLKDTVIFADQLMYTGFAYATVSGTSVGINDMVVPDEKKTIIADAEAEVAEITEQFQAGLVTAGERYNKVIDIWASANEQVAKAMMENLSTDTVVNRDGVNEEQKSFNSIFMMADSGARGSAAQIRQLAGMRGLMAKPDGSIIETPIKANFKEGLNVQQYFISTHGARKGLADTALKTANSGYLTRRLVDVSQDLVIVEDDCGSEEGLIVKPLIEGGDVVEPLRERVLGRVVGKDIIKPGTEDEVLIPRNTLLDEKLCDVIDKASVDEIVVRSVITCNTDFGVCKNCYGRDLARGHMVAEGEAVGVVAAQSIGEPGTQLTMRTFHIGGAASRASAETNVQVKNSGSIKLHNEKFVINADGKIVVTSRSTELAVIDDLGREKERYKLPYGAVLEIKEGDAVNAGDIVANWDPHTHPIITEVEGMVKFVDMIDGVTMTKQTDELTGLSSILVLDPAQRPAAGKEMRPMVKLVDASGKDILIPGTEVAAQYFLSGNAIVNLEDGASVNVGDAVARIPQESGGTKDITGGLPRVADLFEARKPKEPAILAEITGTISFGKETKGKRRLVITPHDGAAQYEEMIPKWRNLNVFEGEKVERGEVIADGPEAPHDILRLRGIHAVANYIVNEVQDVYRLQGVKINDKHIEVVIRQMLRKCIIVDGGDTDLLPGEQAEVARVSQANRELAEGQRPATFERELLGITKASLATESFISAASFQETTRVLTDAATYGKRDDLRGLKENVTVGRLIPAGTGFAYHRNKAKAANVEAAPAVSASEAEQNLADLLNASLTGGNQ comes from the coding sequence GTGAAAGACTTACTTCAGTTTCTAAAGAAACAGAATACGTCCGAAGAATTCAACGGCATCAAGATTGGTCTGGCTGCGCCGGACATGATCCGTTCTTGGTCGTTCGGTGAAGTTAAAAAGCCGGAAACCATTAACTACCGTACGTTCAAGCCAGAACGCGACGGCTTGTTCTGTGCCCGTATCTTTGGTCCAGTTAAGGACTATGAGTGTCTGTGTGGCAAGTACAAGCGCCTGAAGCACCGTGGTGTTATTTGTGAAAAGTGTGGCGTTGAAGTAACCCAAACTAAAGTACGTCGTGAGCGTATGGGTCACATCGAGCTGGCTTCTCCAGTAGCACACATCTGGTTCCTCAAGTCGCTGCCATCGCGCATCGGTTTGTTGCTGGATATGACTTTACGCGACATCGAGCGCGTACTGTACTTCGAGTCCTACGTGGTTATCGAACCAGGCATGACTGCGCTTGAGCGCGGCCAAATGCTGACCGAAGAAGAGTACTTAGACGCCTTGGAAGAGCACGGTGACGAGTTTGACGCTCGCATGGGTGCTGAAGCTGTTCAAGAGCTGTTGAAAGACATCGATCTGGAAGCAGAAATTGGCGTTATGCGTGAGGAGTTGCCACAAACCAACTCTGAAACTAAGCGTAAGAAGCTGACCAAGCGTTTGAAGCTGATGGAAGCTTTCTACCACTCTGGCAACAAGCCTGAGTGGATGATCATGGGCGTTCTGCCGGTTCTGCCGCCAGATCTGCGTCCGTTGGTACCATTGGATGGTGGTCGTTTTGCGACTTCTGATCTGAACGATCTGTACCGCCGTGTGATCAACCGTAACAACCGTCTGAAGCGTCTGCTTGATCTAGCTGCACCAGACATCATCGTACGCAATGAAAAACGTATGCTGCAGGAATCTGTAGATGCGTTGTTGGATAACGGCCGTCGCGGTCGCGCCATCACTGGCTCCAACCGTCGTCCGCTGAAATCTCTGGCTGACATGATTAAAGGTAAGCAGGGTCGTTTCCGTCAGAACTTGCTGGGTAAACGCGTAGATTACTCTGGTCGTTCGGTAATTACTGTAGGTCCTACCCTGCGTTTGCATCAGTGTGGTCTTCCTAAGAAGATGGCTCTGGAGCTGTTCAAGCCATTCATCTACGGCAAGCTGGAAGCACGTGGTTTAGCGACCACCATTAAAGCTGCTAAGAAGATGGTTGAGCGCGAGCAGGCTGAGGTTTGGGATGTACTGGACGAAGTGATTCGTGAACACCCAGTACTGTTGAACCGTGCACCTACTCTTCACCGTTTGGGTATCCAGGCATTTGAACCGGTACTGATTGAAGGTAAAGCGATTCAGCTGCACCCATTGGTTTGTGCTGCGTACAACGCTGACTTCGATGGTGACCAGATGGCGGTACACGTACCGTTGACTCTGGAAGCTCAGCTTGAAGCGCGTGCCCTGATGATGTCCACCAACAACATCTTGTCCCCGGCGTCTGGTGATCCTGTAATCACCCCGTCTCAGGATGTGGTATTGGGTCTGTACTACATGACCCGTGAAAAGGTGAACGCCAAAGGCGAAGGCATGGCTTTCGCTAACGTTGAAGAAGCAGAAAAAGCGTACCGTACTGGTCAAGCTGAACTGCACGCTCGCGTTAAGGTTCGTATCAACGACAGCTTTACCGACGAAGACGGTAACGTTATCGAAGAAACCAAGATCATCGATACCACTGTTGGTCGCTCTATCCTGTCTCAGATCCTTCCAAAGGGCTTGCACTTTGAACTGATCAACCAAGACATGGGTAAGAAGCCTATCTCTAACGTACTGAACACTTGCTACCGTAAGTGTGGTCTGAAAGATACTGTTATCTTCGCTGACCAATTGATGTACACCGGTTTCGCATACGCCACTGTGTCTGGTACCTCTGTTGGTATTAACGACATGGTTGTACCGGACGAGAAGAAGACCATCATTGCTGACGCGGAAGCGGAAGTAGCAGAGATCACCGAACAGTTCCAAGCCGGTCTTGTGACCGCGGGCGAACGTTACAACAAAGTGATCGATATCTGGGCCTCTGCCAACGAACAAGTTGCTAAGGCTATGATGGAAAACTTGTCTACCGACACCGTGGTTAACCGCGATGGCGTAAATGAGGAACAGAAGTCGTTCAACAGCATCTTCATGATGGCCGATTCAGGCGCTCGTGGTAGTGCCGCTCAGATTCGTCAGTTGGCGGGTATGCGTGGTCTGATGGCTAAGCCGGATGGCTCCATCATCGAGACGCCAATTAAGGCGAACTTTAAAGAAGGTCTGAACGTACAGCAGTACTTCATCTCGACTCACGGTGCTCGTAAAGGTTTGGCCGATACCGCACTGAAGACCGCTAACTCCGGTTACTTGACTCGTCGTCTGGTAGACGTATCTCAGGATCTGGTTATCGTTGAAGATGACTGTGGTTCAGAGGAAGGTTTGATTGTTAAGCCGCTGATTGAAGGTGGTGATGTAGTTGAGCCGTTACGCGAACGCGTATTGGGCCGTGTTGTTGGCAAAGACATCATTAAGCCTGGTACCGAAGACGAAGTTCTGATTCCACGCAACACTTTGCTGGATGAGAAACTGTGTGACGTTATCGACAAAGCTTCTGTTGATGAAATCGTGGTTCGTTCGGTAATTACTTGTAACACCGATTTCGGTGTTTGTAAGAACTGTTACGGCCGTGACTTGGCTCGAGGTCACATGGTGGCTGAAGGTGAAGCGGTTGGTGTTGTTGCGGCACAGTCTATTGGTGAGCCGGGTACCCAGCTTACGATGCGTACGTTCCACATTGGTGGTGCGGCATCTCGTGCGTCTGCAGAAACCAATGTTCAGGTTAAGAACAGCGGCTCCATCAAGCTACATAACGAGAAGTTCGTTATCAACGCTGATGGCAAGATCGTTGTAACCTCCCGTTCTACCGAACTGGCCGTTATCGATGACCTGGGTCGTGAGAAAGAGCGTTACAAGCTCCCTTACGGTGCAGTACTTGAGATCAAAGAAGGCGATGCAGTTAACGCTGGCGATATCGTTGCTAACTGGGATCCGCACACTCACCCAATCATCACCGAAGTAGAAGGTATGGTTAAGTTTGTTGACATGATCGACGGCGTAACCATGACCAAACAGACCGATGAACTGACTGGTCTGTCTAGCATCTTGGTACTGGATCCGGCACAACGTCCGGCTGCAGGTAAAGAGATGCGTCCAATGGTGAAATTGGTTGATGCATCCGGTAAAGATATCCTGATTCCAGGCACTGAAGTTGCGGCACAGTACTTCCTGTCTGGCAACGCGATTGTAAACCTGGAAGATGGTGCTTCAGTGAACGTGGGTGATGCGGTTGCGCGTATCCCGCAGGAATCTGGCGGTACTAAGGATATTACTGGTGGTCTGCCACGAGTTGCTGACTTGTTCGAAGCGCGTAAGCCGAAAGAACCTGCAATTCTGGCCGAAATCACCGGTACCATCTCGTTCGGTAAAGAAACTAAAGGCAAGCGTCGTCTGGTAATCACTCCACACGATGGTGCTGCACAGTACGAAGAGATGATTCCTAAGTGGCGTAACCTGAACGTGTTCGAAGGTGAAAAAGTTGAACGCGGTGAAGTAATTGCTGATGGCCCAGAGGCTCCACATGACATTCTACGTCTACGTGGCATCCACGCTGTTGCAAACTACATCGTTAACGAAGTGCAGGACGTATACCGTCTGCAGGGCGTTAAGATCAACGACAAGCACATCGAAGTTGTTATTCGTCAGATGTTGCGTAAGTGCATCATCGTTGACGGTGGCGATACCGATCTGCTGCCAGGCGAACAGGCTGAAGTTGCTCGCGTTAGCCAAGCTAACCGTGAGTTAGCTGAAGGCCAACGTCCGGCAACCTTCGAGCGTGAACTGTTGGGTATTACCAAGGCTTCCTTGGCGACCGAATCGTTTATCTCGGCGGCATCGTTCCAGGAAACAACTCGCGTACTGACTGACGCTGCCACTTACGGTAAGCGTGATGATTTGCGTGGCTTGAAAGAGAACGTTACCGTGGGTCGTCTGATCCCAGCAGGTACCGGTTTCGCTTACCACCGCAACAAGGCTAAAGCAGCAAACGTTGAAGCAGCACCAGCTGTATCTGCGTCTGAAGCTGAGCAGAACTTGGCTGATTTGTTGAATGCTTCCCTAACCGGCGGCAATCAGTAA
- the rpsG gene encoding 30S ribosomal protein S7: MPRRRVVGQRKILPDPKFGSELLAKFVNVMMLDGKKSTAEKIIYGGLDVAAEKSSKAHLDIFEAALDNIRPSVEVKSRRVGGSTYQVPVEVRPVRRNALAMRWLVEAARKRSEKSMALRLAGELLDASENKGTAVKKREDVHRMADANKAFAHYRW, translated from the coding sequence ATGCCAAGACGTCGCGTCGTAGGTCAACGTAAAATCCTGCCAGATCCTAAGTTCGGATCAGAGCTTCTGGCAAAGTTCGTAAACGTAATGATGCTGGACGGTAAAAAGTCCACTGCTGAAAAGATCATCTATGGTGGTCTGGACGTAGCTGCTGAGAAATCAAGCAAAGCTCATTTAGATATTTTTGAAGCCGCTCTGGACAACATCCGTCCATCTGTGGAAGTTAAGTCCCGCCGTGTTGGTGGTTCTACTTACCAGGTGCCGGTAGAAGTTCGCCCAGTGCGTCGTAACGCACTAGCTATGCGCTGGTTGGTTGAAGCCGCCCGTAAGCGTAGCGAAAAATCGATGGCTCTGCGCCTGGCAGGTGAACTGTTAGATGCAAGCGAAAATAAAGGCACTGCGGTTAAGAAACGTGAAGACGTTCACCGTATGGCTGACGCGAACAAAGCGTTCGCACATTACCGCTGGTAA